In Anthonomus grandis grandis chromosome 6, icAntGran1.3, whole genome shotgun sequence, one DNA window encodes the following:
- the LOC126737455 gene encoding nonsense-mediated mRNA decay factor SMG9, whose protein sequence is MSEFERKKIISNKSRSYNRDVSGGRTYSSSRTGPILTKEKEVVSELKQPTILLKSREPNPEDGTATAKKKPVKEPESVTNVSKDHEGTPTLKFMKKSLKFIEDGVTNTEHLQEYLQENTDFKVVGIVGTQGVGKSTILNMLTEREITDKVKNSLFKCHSEPLENGVTILTQKLEDTHLNDPNIFPIQTEENIENCSNTTQGIDIYVSPHRIIFLDCQPFLSVSILDELIESENKRTNLVSEFTPLENSGEIQGLQYTAFLMSVCHILFVVQDWFFDSNVVRFIQTAEMLKPTISNPEDEYCEHYPHLIMVHNKAQMSDFTPMQFRIMSKVYDNLFQKTKLQFHSKLGLATGSVMPTLNPENCENQVNLFLVPEYLSEEESPIYRGHPPLEDLIKKLRANVFGATKNPLTHIQLTEKTWLVYCNKVWETVKKSPFFVEYTKLMP, encoded by the exons ATGTCCGAGtttgaaaggaaaaaaataatatctaataaGAGCAGAAGTTATAATAGA GATGTTTCTGGAGGCCGAACATACTCCAGCAGCAGAACTGGCCcaattttaactaaagaaaaagaGGTTGTATCAGAACTAAAACAGCCCACGATTCTTCTTAAAAGTAGAGAACCAAATCCGGAAGACGGTACTGCAACTGCAAAGAAAAAACCTGTAAAAGAGCCAGAGTCAGTGACTAATGTCTCGAAGGACCATGAAG GCACACCCACattgaaatttatgaaaaaatcccTGAAATTCATTGAGGACGGTGTAACAAACACTGAGCATTTGCAAGAGTACTTGCAAGAAAATACTGATTTTAAAGTGGTAGGGATTGTAGGCACACAAGGGGTCGGCAAGTCAACTATACTGAACATGCTGACTGAAAGAGAA atCACTGATAAAGTGAAAAACTCTTTATTCAAATGCCACTCTGAACCACTTGAAAATGGCGTGACAATTTTAACCCAAAAACTGGAAGATACCCATCTAAATGACCCGAATATCTTCCCGATTCAGACTGaggaaaatatagaaaattgcAGCAACACCACACAAGGCATAGACATTTATGTATCTCCACACAGGATCATTTTCTTGGATTGTCAGCCCTTCTTATCGGTTTCGATATTAGACGAGTTAATTGAAAGTGAAAATAAACGGACGAATCTTGTAAGCGAGTTCACCCCTTTGGAAAACAGCGGGGAGATTCAGGGGTTGCAGTATACCGCCTTTTTGATGTCTGTCTGCCATATTTTGTTTGTGGTACAGGATTGGTTCTTTGATAGTAATGTTGTGAG ATTCATTCAAACAGCAGAAATGCTCAAGCCAACAATATCCAATCCGGAGGACGAATATTGCGAGCATTACCCCCATTTGATAATGGTCCACAATAAGGCGCAAATGTCCGACTTTACACCGATGCAATTCAGAATCATGTCGAAG gtaTACGACAACCTCTTTCAAAAAACCAAACTGCAGTTTCACTCTAAACTTGGTTTGGCCACAGGAAGCGTTATGCCCACTTTAAACCCCGAAAACTGCGAGAATCAAGTCAATTTATTTCTCGTACCTGAATATTTGTCCGAGGAAGAAA GCCCGATTTACAGAGGGCATCCGCCTCTGGAGGATTTAATTAAGAAGTTAAGGGCCAACGTGTTCGGTGCCACGAAGAATCCTTTGACTCATATTCAGCTCACCGAAAAAACCTGGCTGGTTTATTGCAATAAAGTTTGGGAGACTGTTAAGAAAAGTCCGTTTTTCGTTGAATATACTAAACTGATGCCTTGA